The Canis lupus baileyi chromosome 11, mCanLup2.hap1, whole genome shotgun sequence genome includes a window with the following:
- the CCT2 gene encoding T-complex protein 1 subunit beta isoform X2 — MASLSLAPVNIFKAGADEERAETARLSSFIGAIAIGDLVKSTLGPKGMDKILLSSGRDASLMVTNDGATILKNIGVDNPAAKVLVDMSRVQDDEVGDGTTSVTVLAAELLREAETLIAKKIHPQTIIAGWREATKAARQALLNSAVDHGSDEVKFRQDLMNIAGTTLSSKLLTHHKDHFTQLAVEAVLRLKGSGNLEAIHVIKKLGGSLADSYLDEGFLLDKKIGVNQPKRIENAKILIANTGMDTDKIKIFGSRVRVDSTAKVAEIEHAEKEKMKEKVERILKHGINCFINRQLIYNYPEQLFGAAGVMAIEHADFAGVERLALVTGGEIASTFDHPELVKLGSCKLIEEVMIGEDKLIHFSGVALGEACTIVLRGATQQILDEAERSLHDALCVLAQTVKDSRTVYGGGCSEMLMAHAVTQLASRTPGKEAVAMESYAKALRMLPTIIADNAGYDSADLVAQLRAAHSEGNTTAGLDMKEGTIGDMAVLGITESFQVKRQVLLSAAEAAEVILRVDNIIKAAPRKRVPDHHPC; from the exons ATG gCGTCCCTTTCCCTCGCACCTGTGAACATCTTCAAGGCTGGAGCTGATGAAGAGAGAGCGGAGACGGCTCGGCTG TCGTCTTTTATTGGTGCCATTGCTATTGGAGACTTGGTGAAGAGCACCCTAGGACCTAAGGGCATG GATAAAATTCTATTAAGCAGTGGACGAGATGCTTCCCTTATGGTAACTAATGATGGTGCAACTATTCTAAAAAACATCGGTGTGGACAATCCAGCAGCTAAAGTTTTAGTTG ATATGTCAAGGGTTCAAGATGATGAAGTTGGTGATGGTACTACCTCTGTTACTGTGCTAGCAGCAGAATTACTAAGG GAAGCAGAAACTTTGATTGCAAAAAAGATTCACCCACAGACCATCATTGCGGGTTGGAGAGAAGCCACAAAGGCAGCAAGACAGGCTCTGTTGAATTCTGCAGTTGATCATGG ttctgACGAAGTTAAGTTCCGTCAAGATTTAATGAACATTGCGGGAACAACATTGTCCTCAAAACTTCTTACTCATCACAAAGACCACTTTACTCAGTTAGCCGTAGAAGCTGTTCTCAGACTGAAAGGTTCTGGTAATCTGGAGGCAATTCATGTCATCAAGAAGCTAGGAGGAAGTCTGGCAGATTCCTATTTAGATGAAG GCTTTCTGTTGGATAAAAAAATTGGAGTAAATCAACCAAAGCGAATTGAAAATGCTAAAATTCTCATTGCAAATACTGGTATGGATACAGACAAAATAAAG ATATTTGGTTCCAGAGTAAGAGTTGATTCTACAGCAAAGGTTGCTGAAATAGAACATGccgaaaaggaaaaaatgaaggagaaagttGAACGTATTCTTAAGCATGGGATAAATTGCTTTATTAACAG gcAGTTAATTTACAATTACCCTGAACAGCTCTTTGGTGCTGCTGGTGTTATGGCTATCGAACATGCAGATTTTGCAGGTGTGGAACGCCTAGCTCTTGTTACAG GTGGTGAAATTGCCTCTACCTTTGACCACCCAGAACTAGTGAAGCTTGGAAGTTGCAAGCTTATTGAGGAAGTCATGATTGGAGAAGATAAACTTATCCACTTTTCTGGGGTAGCCCTTG gTGAAGCTTGTACCATTGTTCTGCGTGGTGCCACTCAACAGATTTTAGATGAAGCAGAAAGATCTTTGCATGATGCTCTTTGTGTTCTTGCCCAAACTGTGAAGGATTCTAGAACAGTGTATGGAGGAG GCTGTTCTGAGATGCTGATGGCTCATGCTGTGACACAGCTTGCCAGTAGAACACCAGGCAAAGAAGCTGTTGCGATGGAGTCTTATGCTAAAGCACTGAGAATG CTGCCAACTATCATAGCTGATAACGCAGGCTACGACAGTGCAGACCTGGTGGCCCAGCTGCGAGCTGCCCACAGTGAAGGCAACACAACTGCTGGCCTGG ATATGAAGGAAGGTACCATCGGAGATATGGCAGTACTGGGTATAACAGAAAGTTTCCAAGTGAAGCGACAAGTTCTTTTGAGTGCAGCTGAAGCAGCAGAGGTGATTCTGCGTGTGGACAACATTATCAAAGCAGCACCAAG GAAACGTGTCCCTGATCACCACCCCTGTTAA
- the LRRC10 gene encoding leucine-rich repeat-containing protein 10 produces the protein MGDALRALAACVPADCCRGSGARDPRDMPPDKTVDLSGRQLRRLPAHVCSFRELAKLYLSDNRLSSLPPELAQLQNLQILALDFNDFKALPQAVCTLQQLCILYLGNNKLCGLPAELSRLQSLRTLWIEANCLGRLPDVVCELAVLRTLHAGSNGLRGLPGRLQRLRELRTIWLSGNLLTDFPAVLLHMPFLEVIDVDRNSIRHFPSLAHLSGLKLVIYDHNPCRNAPRVAKGVRRVGRWAEETPEPDPRKARRYALTQEDSQEGEAPVLPSLLLSPGS, from the coding sequence ATGGGCGACGCCCTCAGGGCCCTGGCGGCCTGCGTCCCCGCCGACTGCTGCCGGGGCTCCGGGGCCAGAGACCCGCGGGACATGCCGCCCGACAAGACGGTGGACCTGAGCGGCCGGCAGCTCCGCCGCCTCCCGGCGCACGTGTGCTCCTTCCGGGAGCTGGCCAAGCTCTACCTGAGCGACAACCGCCTCAGCAGCCTGCCCCCCGAGCTGGCGCAGCTGCAGAACCTGCAGATCCTGGCCCTGGATTTCAACGACTTCAAGGCTCTGCCCCAAGCGGTGTGTACGCTGCAGCAGCTCTGCATCCTCTACCTGGGCAACAACAAGCTCTGCGGCCTGCCCGCCGAGCTGAGCCGGCTGCAGAGCCTCCGCACCCTGTGGATCGAGGCCAACTGCCTGGGCCGGCTGCCCGACGTGGTGTGCGAGCTGGCGGTCCTCAGGACCCTGCACGCCGGCTCCAACGGCCTGCGCGGCCTGCCGGGCCGGCTGCAGCGCCTGCGGGAGCTGCGGACCATCTGGCTCTCGGGCAACCTGCTCACCGACTTCCCCGCCGTGCTGCTGCACATGCCCTTCCTGGAGGTCATCGACGTGGACAGGAACAGCATCCGTCACTTCCCCAGCCTGGCCCACCTGTCCGGCCTGAAGCTGGTCATCTACGACCACAACCCTTGCAGGAACGCGCCCAGGGTGGCCAAAGGTGTGCGCCGCGTGGGGAGGTGGGCCGAGGAGACGCCGGAGCCCGACCCGAGGAAGGCCAGACGCTACGCCTTGACCCAGGAGGACAGCCAGGAGGGAGAGGCACCTGTCCTGCCATCTCTGCTGCTTTCTCCTGGCTCCTGA
- the CCT2 gene encoding T-complex protein 1 subunit beta isoform X1 produces the protein MASLSLAPVNIFKAGADEERAETARLSSFIGAIAIGDLVKSTLGPKGMDKILLSSGRDASLMVTNDGATILKNIGVDNPAAKVLVDMSRVQDDEVGDGTTSVTVLAAELLREAETLIAKKIHPQTIIAGWREATKAARQALLNSAVDHGSDEVKFRQDLMNIAGTTLSSKLLTHHKDHFTQLAVEAVLRLKGSGNLEAIHVIKKLGGSLADSYLDEGFLLDKKIGVNQPKRIENAKILIANTGMDTDKIKIFGSRVRVDSTAKVAEIEHAEKEKMKEKVERILKHGINCFINRQLIYNYPEQLFGAAGVMAIEHADFAGVERLALVTGGEIASTFDHPELVKLGSCKLIEEVMIGEDKLIHFSGVALGEACTIVLRGATQQILDEAERSLHDALCVLAQTVKDSRTVYGGGCSEMLMAHAVTQLASRTPGKEAVAMESYAKALRMLPTIIADNAGYDSADLVAQLRAAHSEGNTTAGLDMKEGTIGDMAVLGITESFQVKRQVLLSAAEAAEVILRVDNIIKAAPRYLRNYVNHPCSVMPRHLSSRREQLSGPDISWCQPRAQGSLPAGCGHK, from the exons ATG gCGTCCCTTTCCCTCGCACCTGTGAACATCTTCAAGGCTGGAGCTGATGAAGAGAGAGCGGAGACGGCTCGGCTG TCGTCTTTTATTGGTGCCATTGCTATTGGAGACTTGGTGAAGAGCACCCTAGGACCTAAGGGCATG GATAAAATTCTATTAAGCAGTGGACGAGATGCTTCCCTTATGGTAACTAATGATGGTGCAACTATTCTAAAAAACATCGGTGTGGACAATCCAGCAGCTAAAGTTTTAGTTG ATATGTCAAGGGTTCAAGATGATGAAGTTGGTGATGGTACTACCTCTGTTACTGTGCTAGCAGCAGAATTACTAAGG GAAGCAGAAACTTTGATTGCAAAAAAGATTCACCCACAGACCATCATTGCGGGTTGGAGAGAAGCCACAAAGGCAGCAAGACAGGCTCTGTTGAATTCTGCAGTTGATCATGG ttctgACGAAGTTAAGTTCCGTCAAGATTTAATGAACATTGCGGGAACAACATTGTCCTCAAAACTTCTTACTCATCACAAAGACCACTTTACTCAGTTAGCCGTAGAAGCTGTTCTCAGACTGAAAGGTTCTGGTAATCTGGAGGCAATTCATGTCATCAAGAAGCTAGGAGGAAGTCTGGCAGATTCCTATTTAGATGAAG GCTTTCTGTTGGATAAAAAAATTGGAGTAAATCAACCAAAGCGAATTGAAAATGCTAAAATTCTCATTGCAAATACTGGTATGGATACAGACAAAATAAAG ATATTTGGTTCCAGAGTAAGAGTTGATTCTACAGCAAAGGTTGCTGAAATAGAACATGccgaaaaggaaaaaatgaaggagaaagttGAACGTATTCTTAAGCATGGGATAAATTGCTTTATTAACAG gcAGTTAATTTACAATTACCCTGAACAGCTCTTTGGTGCTGCTGGTGTTATGGCTATCGAACATGCAGATTTTGCAGGTGTGGAACGCCTAGCTCTTGTTACAG GTGGTGAAATTGCCTCTACCTTTGACCACCCAGAACTAGTGAAGCTTGGAAGTTGCAAGCTTATTGAGGAAGTCATGATTGGAGAAGATAAACTTATCCACTTTTCTGGGGTAGCCCTTG gTGAAGCTTGTACCATTGTTCTGCGTGGTGCCACTCAACAGATTTTAGATGAAGCAGAAAGATCTTTGCATGATGCTCTTTGTGTTCTTGCCCAAACTGTGAAGGATTCTAGAACAGTGTATGGAGGAG GCTGTTCTGAGATGCTGATGGCTCATGCTGTGACACAGCTTGCCAGTAGAACACCAGGCAAAGAAGCTGTTGCGATGGAGTCTTATGCTAAAGCACTGAGAATG CTGCCAACTATCATAGCTGATAACGCAGGCTACGACAGTGCAGACCTGGTGGCCCAGCTGCGAGCTGCCCACAGTGAAGGCAACACAACTGCTGGCCTGG ATATGAAGGAAGGTACCATCGGAGATATGGCAGTACTGGGTATAACAGAAAGTTTCCAAGTGAAGCGACAAGTTCTTTTGAGTGCAGCTGAAGCAGCAGAGGTGATTCTGCGTGTGGACAACATTATCAAAGCAGCACCAAG GTATCTACGCAATTATGTTAACCACCCGTGTTCCGTTATGCCGAGGCACC TGTCGAGCCGTAGGGAGCAGCTGTCCGGCCCCGACATTTCCTGGTGCCAGCCTCGGGCACAAGGGTCCTTGCCAGCGGGATGTGGGCACAAGTGA
- the CCT2 gene encoding T-complex protein 1 subunit beta isoform X3 has product MASLSLAPVNIFKAGADEERAETARLSSFIGAIAIGDLVKSTLGPKGMDKILLSSGRDASLMVTNDGATILKNIGVDNPAAKVLVDMSRVQDDEVGDGTTSVTVLAAELLREAETLIAKKIHPQTIIAGWREATKAARQALLNSAVDHGSDEVKFRQDLMNIAGTTLSSKLLTHHKDHFTQLAVEAVLRLKGSGNLEAIHVIKKLGGSLADSYLDEGFLLDKKIGVNQPKRIENAKILIANTGMDTDKIKIFGSRVRVDSTAKVAEIEHAEKEKMKEKVERILKHGINCFINRQLIYNYPEQLFGAAGVMAIEHADFAGVERLALVTGGEIASTFDHPELVKLGSCKLIEEVMIGEDKLIHFSGVALGEACTIVLRGATQQILDEAERSLHDALCVLAQTVKDSRTVYGGGCSEMLMAHAVTQLASRTPGKEAVAMESYAKALRMLPTIIADNAGYDSADLVAQLRAAHSEGNTTAGLDMKEGTIGDMAVLGITESFQVKRQVLLSAAEAAEVILRVDNIIKAAPSVEP; this is encoded by the exons ATG gCGTCCCTTTCCCTCGCACCTGTGAACATCTTCAAGGCTGGAGCTGATGAAGAGAGAGCGGAGACGGCTCGGCTG TCGTCTTTTATTGGTGCCATTGCTATTGGAGACTTGGTGAAGAGCACCCTAGGACCTAAGGGCATG GATAAAATTCTATTAAGCAGTGGACGAGATGCTTCCCTTATGGTAACTAATGATGGTGCAACTATTCTAAAAAACATCGGTGTGGACAATCCAGCAGCTAAAGTTTTAGTTG ATATGTCAAGGGTTCAAGATGATGAAGTTGGTGATGGTACTACCTCTGTTACTGTGCTAGCAGCAGAATTACTAAGG GAAGCAGAAACTTTGATTGCAAAAAAGATTCACCCACAGACCATCATTGCGGGTTGGAGAGAAGCCACAAAGGCAGCAAGACAGGCTCTGTTGAATTCTGCAGTTGATCATGG ttctgACGAAGTTAAGTTCCGTCAAGATTTAATGAACATTGCGGGAACAACATTGTCCTCAAAACTTCTTACTCATCACAAAGACCACTTTACTCAGTTAGCCGTAGAAGCTGTTCTCAGACTGAAAGGTTCTGGTAATCTGGAGGCAATTCATGTCATCAAGAAGCTAGGAGGAAGTCTGGCAGATTCCTATTTAGATGAAG GCTTTCTGTTGGATAAAAAAATTGGAGTAAATCAACCAAAGCGAATTGAAAATGCTAAAATTCTCATTGCAAATACTGGTATGGATACAGACAAAATAAAG ATATTTGGTTCCAGAGTAAGAGTTGATTCTACAGCAAAGGTTGCTGAAATAGAACATGccgaaaaggaaaaaatgaaggagaaagttGAACGTATTCTTAAGCATGGGATAAATTGCTTTATTAACAG gcAGTTAATTTACAATTACCCTGAACAGCTCTTTGGTGCTGCTGGTGTTATGGCTATCGAACATGCAGATTTTGCAGGTGTGGAACGCCTAGCTCTTGTTACAG GTGGTGAAATTGCCTCTACCTTTGACCACCCAGAACTAGTGAAGCTTGGAAGTTGCAAGCTTATTGAGGAAGTCATGATTGGAGAAGATAAACTTATCCACTTTTCTGGGGTAGCCCTTG gTGAAGCTTGTACCATTGTTCTGCGTGGTGCCACTCAACAGATTTTAGATGAAGCAGAAAGATCTTTGCATGATGCTCTTTGTGTTCTTGCCCAAACTGTGAAGGATTCTAGAACAGTGTATGGAGGAG GCTGTTCTGAGATGCTGATGGCTCATGCTGTGACACAGCTTGCCAGTAGAACACCAGGCAAAGAAGCTGTTGCGATGGAGTCTTATGCTAAAGCACTGAGAATG CTGCCAACTATCATAGCTGATAACGCAGGCTACGACAGTGCAGACCTGGTGGCCCAGCTGCGAGCTGCCCACAGTGAAGGCAACACAACTGCTGGCCTGG ATATGAAGGAAGGTACCATCGGAGATATGGCAGTACTGGGTATAACAGAAAGTTTCCAAGTGAAGCGACAAGTTCTTTTGAGTGCAGCTGAAGCAGCAGAGGTGATTCTGCGTGTGGACAACATTATCAAAGCAGCACCAAG TGTCGAGCCGTAG